DNA from Actinomyces sp. oral taxon 897:
TCGCGGTACTCGGGAGTCAGCTGGGACTTGACCTGCTCCACCACCGAGCGGATCTCGGACTCGGTGACCCAGGAGCCCTGGACCCGCACCGGGGCGGAGGCGCCCGGCCCCAGGTAGAGGGCGTCGCCCTGGCCGGTGAGGGTCTCGGCCCCGTTCTGGTCCAGGATGACCCGGGAGTCCAGCTGGGAGGCGGTGGCGAAGGCCAGGCGGGAGGGCACGTTGGACTTGATCAGCCCGGTGACCACCTGGGCCACGGGCCGCTGGGTGGCCAGGACCAGGTGGATGCCGGCTGCCCGCGCCAGCTGGGTAATGCGCTGGATGGAGGCCTCCACGTCCTTGGGGGCGGTCATCATGAGGTCGGCGAGCTCGTCGACCACCACCAGCAGGTAGGGGTAGGGGGTGATGACCCGCTGGCTGCCGGGCAGGGGCTGGACGTCTCCGGCACGTACCGCCTTGTTGAAGTCGTCAATGTGCTTGTACCCGAAGGAGGCCAGGTCGTCGTAGCGCGCGTCCATCTCCCGCACCACCCACTCCAGGGCCTCGGCGGCCTTCTTGGGGCTGGTGATAATGGGGGTGATGAGGTGGGGGATGCCCTCGTAGACGGTCAGCTCCACGCGCTTGGGGTCCACCAGCACCATGCGGACCTCCTCGGGGGTGGCGCGCATCATAATGGAGGTGATCATGGAGTTGACGAACGAGGACTTACCCGACCCGGTCTGGCCGGCCACCAGCATGTGGGGGGTCTTGGCCAGGTTGGTGACCACGTAGTCGCCCTCGACGTCCTTGCCCAGGCCCACCACCAGCGGGTGGGTCTGCTTGCGGGCGGCCTGGGAGCGCAGGACGTCGCCGAGCTTGACCATCTCACGGTCGGAGTTGGGGATCTCGATGCCGATGGCGCTCTTGCCCGGGATGGGTGTGAGCAGGCGGATCTCGTCACTGGCCACCGCGTAGGCGATGTTCTTCTCCAGGCCGGTGATGCGTGAGACGTTGACGCCCCGCCCCCGGTGAACCTCGTAGCGGGTGACCTGGGGCCCGCGCGTGTAGCCGGTGACGGTGGCGTCCACGTTGAACTCCACGAAGACGTTCTGCAGGGCGTCCACGATGGCGTCATTGGCCTCGGTGCGCGTGGCGTGCGCGGGGCCGGGCTCCAGCAGGTCCTGGGCGGGCAGCCGGTAGGTGGAGCCGTCAGGCAGGGACATGGGGTGCATGGCGGCGTCGAGCTCCTGGCCCAGGTCCGCGCCGTCCTCGGCCACGACGGCGGTCGCCTCGGTGGGCGCCTGGGCCGCGGCGGCCGCGCGCACGGCCTGCTCGACGGCGTCGTCGGGGGTGGGACGACCACGCCCGGCGGGCTGCCTGGGGCGCACGGGCGCCGCGGCGGAGGCGGACGGGACCCGCCCCGGGGCGTCGGCGGGGCTGGTGGACCGCGCGGTCGGCATGACCGAGGTGACGGCGTCGCTGGGGGTCCTGCCCAGGACGGCGGTGGCCTCCAGGGGCGTCCCGGGCTCGACCCGCCTGCGCAGGCCGTTGCCGCGTCGGCGGGGCTGCTCGGAGTCCGTCTCCAGGGCGGAGCGGAAGGCCTCGTCACCGTCGTAGGAGTCCAGCAGGCGGGTGGCCTGGTCGTCCTGGTCCTGGCCGGAGCGGCCCGACAGGCCCGAGCGCAGGCGCCCCAGGGCACGGGCGGCCAGGCCCTCGGCGGGCTCGCCGGAGTCGTCGGCCTCGGCGCGCCTGGCGGCGGCGACCTCCAGCAGGTCGGGGATGGTCTTGCCGGAGACCACCAGCGCGGAGAAGGCAATGAGCAGGACGAACAGGATCATGGCGCCCACGGAGTTGAACAGGGTGGCCAGGGGGTAGCCCACCACCCACCCCAGGAGCCCGCCGGCCCTCTCCAGGACGCCTACCCCCTGGCTGATCGAGGGGTTGCCCACGCCGACCTGGATCATGCCGGTGACCCCGGTGAGCAGACCCAGGCAGCCTACGGAGATACGGGCGTGGACGGCACCGAGCTGGCGCGCGCGCAGCATGGCCACGCCCAGGGCGATGAGCAGCAGCGGGATCACCAGCCCCAGGATCCCCACCGGTCCGGCGGCGATGTGGTGCAGCAGACCCCCGGCCAGGCCGGAGATCCCGAACCACTCGCGCAGGCCCATGACGATCCCCAGGGCGATGAGCAGGAAGGCCCCGCCGGTGCGCCGGTACCCCGTCGAGGCAGTGGGCTCGGGGGCAGGGGGCCGCTGGGAGGGGCCCGCCTTTCGGGGGGCGCGCGAGGTGGTGCCACGAGGCCCGCGGGCGCCGGTACCACGGGGGGAAGACGCGGAGGAGCGAGAACTGACCATGATGCCCTGACGTTATCCGCCCGCCCCGGCAAACCGCCCCAGCCACGCCGCCACGTTACCTCAATGAGATCCTGGTGGACGCCCTGGGCCGGGCCCTGGCCCGACCCGGGCCCTACCCAGAACCGGGCCCGGTCATTAGGCCGCCCCGGGCAGGTGCTCGGCACCGCGCACCCGGGCGCCGCGACGGCGTCTGGGGGCCCGCACCGCCGCGAGGAGGCTCGGCACCGCGCACCCGGGCCCCGCAGTGCGGTCATTAGGCCGACCCGGGCCCGGGGCTCACCGCGGGGGCTCAGCGCTCAGGACGGCGTCAATGTCCTTGCGCCTGGGGGAGCGGGCCGGTCCGGAGCGGGCCGCGGCCAGGGCGGCGGCGACGTTGGCGCGCCGGGCCGCGGCGACCACGTCCAGGCCGTCCATGAGGCCGGAGACGAGCACCCCGGTGTGGGTGTCACCCGCCCCGGTGGTGTCCACCACCTCACGCGCGAACCCGGGGACCTCAATGTGCTCGTCCCCGCCCGCGGGCCACAGGTCGCAGCCGTGCACCCCGGTGCGCCGCACAATGAGGGCCTGGGGGCAGGCGGCCCGCACCGCCATGGGACTGCCCAGGCGCCCAATGAGCTGGGTCATCTCCAGGTGGTTACCGGTCAGGAGGCTGGTGCGACGCAGCAGGGGCAGGAGGATGTCGTCGGGGATCTCGGGCTGGACGGGCCCCAGGTCCAGCACCAGGCTCACGCCGGAGGGCAGCTCCAGGAGCCAGGGCACCAGCACCGGGCGGCTGGAGGGGTGGGCGATGTCGTAGCCGGTGGCGTAGACCCAGTCCCCCGCCAGCAGGCCGAGCCGCTCCAGGTCCTCGGCCTGGGGCTCGGCCTCGACCCCCTCGGTGGTAATGAAGGTGCGTCTCCCGGAGGGCTCAATGAGGGTGGTGCAGCTGCCGATGTCCCCCACCAGCTCCTCCACCAGGAGCTCGACGCCGTCCAGGACCATCCACTCACGCACCTGGCTGGAGTTGGGCCCGGTGCCGATGGTGGCCGCGAGCGCGGCGGGCAGGCCCTGGCGGGCCACGGCCGAGACCACCGTGTACCCGCCCCCCACGGCCGGGCCGGAGGAGACCGCGGTCACGGCCCCCCCGGGGGCGGGGATGTGGCTGAGCCGCAGCGGGAGGTCGATGAGGACGGAACCGGTCGAGATAAAGCACGCGGGGCGTC
Protein-coding regions in this window:
- a CDS encoding PfkB family carbohydrate kinase, which codes for MTPRRPACFISTGSVLIDLPLRLSHIPAPGGAVTAVSSGPAVGGGYTVVSAVARQGLPAALAATIGTGPNSSQVREWMVLDGVELLVEELVGDIGSCTTLIEPSGRRTFITTEGVEAEPQAEDLERLGLLAGDWVYATGYDIAHPSSRPVLVPWLLELPSGVSLVLDLGPVQPEIPDDILLPLLRRTSLLTGNHLEMTQLIGRLGSPMAVRAACPQALIVRRTGVHGCDLWPAGGDEHIEVPGFAREVVDTTGAGDTHTGVLVSGLMDGLDVVAAARRANVAAALAAARSGPARSPRRKDIDAVLSAEPPR
- a CDS encoding FtsK/SpoIIIE family DNA translocase, producing MVSSRSSASSPRGTGARGPRGTTSRAPRKAGPSQRPPAPEPTASTGYRRTGGAFLLIALGIVMGLREWFGISGLAGGLLHHIAAGPVGILGLVIPLLLIALGVAMLRARQLGAVHARISVGCLGLLTGVTGMIQVGVGNPSISQGVGVLERAGGLLGWVVGYPLATLFNSVGAMILFVLLIAFSALVVSGKTIPDLLEVAAARRAEADDSGEPAEGLAARALGRLRSGLSGRSGQDQDDQATRLLDSYDGDEAFRSALETDSEQPRRRGNGLRRRVEPGTPLEATAVLGRTPSDAVTSVMPTARSTSPADAPGRVPSASAAAPVRPRQPAGRGRPTPDDAVEQAVRAAAAAQAPTEATAVVAEDGADLGQELDAAMHPMSLPDGSTYRLPAQDLLEPGPAHATRTEANDAIVDALQNVFVEFNVDATVTGYTRGPQVTRYEVHRGRGVNVSRITGLEKNIAYAVASDEIRLLTPIPGKSAIGIEIPNSDREMVKLGDVLRSQAARKQTHPLVVGLGKDVEGDYVVTNLAKTPHMLVAGQTGSGKSSFVNSMITSIMMRATPEEVRMVLVDPKRVELTVYEGIPHLITPIITSPKKAAEALEWVVREMDARYDDLASFGYKHIDDFNKAVRAGDVQPLPGSQRVITPYPYLLVVVDELADLMMTAPKDVEASIQRITQLARAAGIHLVLATQRPVAQVVTGLIKSNVPSRLAFATASQLDSRVILDQNGAETLTGQGDALYLGPGASAPVRVQGSWVTESEIRSVVEQVKSQLTPEYREDVVVPEARKQIDEEIGDDMDLLLQAAELIITSQFGSTSMLQRKLRVGFAKAGRLMDLLESREVVGPSEGSKARDVLVSPEQLEETLAWIKGEGTVPGPDASGTAGGTGTPGGDESGLGAGAGGPGAEGDGAHLSDTGEKQ